The Streptomonospora litoralis genome window below encodes:
- a CDS encoding DUF3073 domain-containing protein: MGRGRAKAKQQKVARRLKYNSGHTDLDQLRSELGVAEDDGTAADSPEQPADPYDDLVDRYADLADEYQSGDEPAEESTSDRSDSLR, translated from the coding sequence ATGGGGCGCGGCCGAGCCAAGGCCAAGCAGCAGAAGGTCGCTCGGAGGCTGAAGTACAACTCCGGCCATACCGACCTCGATCAGCTGCGGTCAGAGCTGGGTGTCGCTGAGGATGACGGTACTGCGGCGGATTCTCCGGAGCAGCCGGCAGACCCTTACGACGACCTGGTCGACCGTTATGCGGATCTCGCAGACGAGTACCAGAGCGGCGACGAACCGGCGGAGGAGAGCACGTCCGATCGCTCGGACAGCCTTCGCTGA
- the purM gene encoding phosphoribosylformylglycinamidine cyclo-ligase has product MAEAANTTPAYAAAGVDIAAGDRAVAMMKEHVARTRRPEQVADPSGFAGLFRLNTAEYRSPLLATSTDGVGTKALIAQRCDRHDTIGLDLVGMVVDDLVVCGAEPLFMTDYIACGKVVPERIADLVAGIAEGCRQAGCALIGGETAEHPGVMAPDEYDLAGAGTGIVEEDALLGPQRVSEGDRVIAMASSGLHSNGYSLVRRVVDESGLRLDAHVPELGTALGEALLTPTRVYAADCLALARGTEVHAFAHITGGGLAANLARSLPEGLDAVVDRATWTPQPVFSFVAERGSVAQADMEATFNMGVGMAAIVPSDSVQPALTLLAERGVAAWNAGSITSGTGQALLEGAHA; this is encoded by the coding sequence GTGGCAGAGGCTGCCAACACCACACCGGCCTACGCCGCCGCCGGTGTCGACATCGCCGCCGGCGACCGCGCCGTGGCGATGATGAAGGAGCACGTCGCGCGCACCCGCCGTCCGGAGCAGGTCGCCGACCCCAGCGGCTTCGCCGGGCTGTTCCGGCTGAACACGGCCGAGTACCGGTCGCCGCTGCTGGCCACCTCCACCGACGGTGTCGGGACGAAGGCGCTCATCGCCCAGCGCTGCGACCGCCACGACACCATCGGTCTGGACCTGGTCGGCATGGTGGTCGACGACCTCGTCGTCTGCGGCGCCGAGCCGCTGTTCATGACCGACTACATCGCCTGCGGCAAGGTCGTGCCCGAGCGGATCGCCGACCTGGTGGCGGGTATCGCCGAAGGCTGCCGCCAGGCCGGATGCGCGCTCATCGGCGGCGAGACTGCGGAGCATCCCGGCGTCATGGCACCCGACGAGTACGACCTGGCCGGAGCCGGCACCGGCATCGTCGAGGAGGACGCCCTCCTGGGGCCGCAGCGGGTGTCCGAGGGCGACCGGGTGATCGCGATGGCCTCCTCGGGTCTGCACTCCAACGGGTACTCGCTGGTGCGCCGGGTCGTCGACGAGTCCGGCCTGCGGCTCGACGCCCACGTGCCCGAGCTCGGCACCGCCCTCGGCGAAGCTCTCCTCACGCCCACGCGGGTCTACGCCGCCGACTGCCTCGCCCTCGCCCGCGGCACCGAGGTGCACGCCTTCGCCCACATCACCGGCGGCGGGCTGGCGGCCAACCTGGCCCGGTCGCTGCCCGAGGGGCTCGACGCCGTCGTCGACCGGGCGACGTGGACGCCGCAGCCGGTGTTCTCCTTCGTCGCCGAGCGCGGCTCGGTGGCGCAGGCGGACATGGAGGCCACGTTCAACATGGGTGTCGGCATGGCGGCGATCGTGCCGTCCGATTCCGTGCAGCCGGCACTCACGCTGCTCGCCGAGCGCGGGGTGGCCGCCTGGAACGCGGGATCGATCACATCCGGAACCGGCCAAGCGCTCCTGGAAGGGGCCCATGCCTGA
- the purF gene encoding amidophosphoribosyltransferase — MAQPDGRLTTDLDPQERAPQDACGVFGVWAPGEEVSKLTYFGLYALQHRGQESAGIALSDGERILVYKDMGLVSQVFNEATLDSLQGHLAIGHCRYSTTGSPVWENAQPTFYSAREGGLALGHNGNLINTPELARMLPDERRGATTDTEVLTGLLADNPDRSTEEAAMELLPKVRGAYSLAFMDETTLYAARDPQGIRPFVLGRLENGWAVASETAALDIVGATYEREIEPGELITVDERGVRSMRFAPAEPKGCLFEYVYLARPDTTIAGRNVNSSRAEVGRRLAKQHPADADLVIPVPESGTPAAVGYADGSGIPFAQGLVKNSYVGRTFIQPSQTLRQLGIRLKLNPLREVIAGRRLVVVDDSIVRGNTQRALVRMLREAGAAEVHVRISSPPVMWPCYYGVDFATKAELAAGNLTTEEIRASIGADSLAFIDLDELVEATEVPKNRLCRACFDGVYPIEVDEDSRGKYLLETSGGNATERPLAGRAQR; from the coding sequence GTGGCGCAACCCGACGGCCGGCTCACCACGGACCTCGACCCGCAGGAGCGCGCACCTCAGGACGCTTGCGGGGTCTTCGGGGTCTGGGCTCCCGGCGAAGAAGTCAGCAAGCTCACCTATTTCGGCCTCTACGCATTGCAGCACCGCGGACAGGAGTCCGCGGGAATCGCGCTCAGCGACGGCGAGCGCATCCTCGTCTACAAGGACATGGGACTGGTCTCCCAGGTCTTCAACGAGGCGACCCTCGACTCCCTGCAGGGGCATCTGGCCATCGGCCACTGCCGCTACTCCACCACCGGCTCGCCGGTATGGGAGAACGCACAGCCGACGTTCTACAGCGCGCGCGAGGGCGGCCTGGCGCTGGGGCACAACGGGAATCTGATCAACACTCCCGAACTCGCCCGCATGCTGCCCGACGAGCGCCGGGGGGCCACCACCGACACCGAGGTCCTCACCGGGCTGCTCGCCGACAACCCCGACCGCAGCACCGAGGAAGCGGCCATGGAGCTGCTGCCGAAGGTGCGGGGCGCCTACTCGCTCGCCTTCATGGACGAGACCACGCTGTACGCCGCCCGCGACCCCCAGGGCATCCGGCCGTTCGTGCTGGGCCGGCTGGAGAACGGCTGGGCGGTCGCCAGTGAGACCGCGGCGCTGGACATCGTCGGCGCCACCTACGAGCGCGAGATCGAGCCCGGCGAGCTGATCACGGTCGACGAGCGCGGGGTCCGCTCGATGCGCTTCGCGCCCGCCGAGCCCAAGGGCTGCCTGTTCGAGTACGTCTACCTCGCCCGGCCCGACACCACCATCGCCGGGCGCAACGTCAACTCCAGCCGCGCCGAGGTCGGCCGCCGCCTTGCCAAGCAGCACCCCGCCGACGCCGACCTGGTGATCCCGGTACCCGAGTCCGGCACGCCGGCCGCGGTCGGCTACGCCGACGGCAGCGGCATCCCCTTCGCCCAGGGCCTGGTGAAGAACTCCTACGTGGGCCGCACGTTCATCCAGCCCAGCCAGACTCTGCGCCAGCTGGGCATCCGGCTCAAGCTGAACCCGCTGCGCGAGGTCATCGCGGGGCGCCGGCTGGTCGTCGTCGACGACTCCATCGTGCGCGGCAACACCCAGCGGGCGCTGGTGCGCATGCTCCGCGAGGCCGGTGCCGCCGAGGTGCACGTCCGCATCTCCAGCCCGCCGGTCATGTGGCCCTGCTACTACGGCGTGGACTTCGCCACCAAGGCGGAACTGGCGGCGGGCAACCTCACCACCGAGGAGATCCGCGCCTCGATCGGCGCGGACTCGCTGGCCTTCATCGACCTGGACGAGCTGGTCGAGGCCACGGAGGTGCCGAAGAACCGGCTGTGCCGCGCCTGCTTCGACGGTGTCTACCCCATCGAGGTCGACGAGGATTCGCGCGGCAAGTACCTGCTGGAGACCTCCGGCGGCAACGCCACCGAGCGGCCTCTGGCGGGACGCGCGCAGCGCTGA
- a CDS encoding sterol carrier family protein, with translation MPAKPTAAQRRHAALRTALDAQLAALDEPPYTGPDRPSPVLGACAEAVLRAGDAGAAPKRSAVKAAVRGTLAELAERAPGHSLEVRVPPHGAVQVVEGPRHTRGTPPGVVETDPLTWLALAVGTTTWEDALAAGSVAAGGTRADLSRLLPLWPPARPGGHGPDEQRLS, from the coding sequence ATGCCCGCCAAGCCCACTGCCGCGCAGCGCCGCCACGCCGCCCTGCGTACGGCGCTCGACGCCCAGCTCGCCGCGCTGGACGAGCCGCCCTACACCGGCCCCGACCGCCCCTCGCCGGTGCTCGGCGCCTGCGCCGAGGCCGTGCTGCGCGCCGGTGACGCGGGCGCCGCACCCAAGCGCTCCGCCGTCAAGGCGGCTGTGCGCGGCACGCTGGCCGAGCTCGCCGAGCGCGCCCCCGGACACAGCCTGGAGGTGCGGGTCCCGCCGCACGGAGCGGTGCAGGTGGTCGAGGGACCGCGCCACACCCGCGGCACGCCGCCCGGAGTCGTCGAGACCGACCCGCTGACGTGGCTCGCCCTCGCCGTGGGCACGACGACCTGGGAGGACGCCCTCGCGGCGGGCTCCGTCGCCGCCGGCGGCACCCGCGCCGACCTCTCCCGCCTGCTCCCGTTGTGGCCTCCCGCGCGGCCCGGTGGACACGGCCCCGATGAACAGCGACTAAGCTGA
- a CDS encoding DUF47 domain-containing protein: MRLRLTPRDDSYFEMFADSANNLVIAARLLVELISEGADRDAIAEKMHACEHAGDERTHAIMRRLNESFVTPFDREDIYRLASSLDDVMDSMDAAVDLVGLYGLDRLPKGIIDQIEVLERAAELTAEAMPRLRSMKDLTRYWIEINQLENQADQIYRRLLAHLFSGEYDALTVLKLKDVIEELETAADAFEHVANTVESIAVKES, translated from the coding sequence GTGCGTCTGCGCCTGACCCCGCGTGATGACAGCTACTTCGAGATGTTCGCCGACTCCGCGAACAACCTCGTCATCGCGGCGCGCCTGCTGGTGGAGCTCATCAGCGAAGGCGCCGATCGTGATGCCATCGCAGAGAAGATGCACGCCTGCGAGCACGCCGGCGACGAGCGGACCCACGCGATCATGCGGAGACTCAACGAGAGCTTCGTGACTCCCTTCGACCGCGAGGACATCTACCGCCTGGCGTCCTCGCTCGACGACGTCATGGACTCCATGGACGCGGCGGTCGACCTGGTCGGTCTCTACGGCCTCGACCGCCTCCCCAAGGGCATCATCGACCAGATCGAGGTGCTGGAACGGGCGGCGGAGCTCACCGCCGAGGCGATGCCGAGGCTGCGTTCCATGAAGGACCTCACCCGGTACTGGATCGAGATCAACCAACTGGAGAACCAGGCCGACCAGATCTACCGCCGCCTGCTCGCCCACCTGTTCAGCGGAGAGTACGACGCCCTCACCGTGCTCAAACTGAAGGACGTCATCGAGGAGCTGGAGACCGCCGCCGATGCATTCGAACACGTCGCCAACACGGTCGAGAGCATCGCGGTGAAGGAATCCTGA
- a CDS encoding inorganic phosphate transporter: MPLETLSLSAVLVAALVFGYTNGFHDAPNSLATAISTRALGPRAAVIMAASMNVIGALLGEGVARTISRDIINPPEGPSGLAVLLAALIGAIAWNVATWYKGMPSSSSHALVGGMVGAALASTTTVQWRGVAVDFALPMLVSPLIGGLLGFFAMVAILWLFRRTNVRRMTRGFKIAQSASAAAMALGHGLQDAQKTMGVIVLALIASGYQSSYDVPMWTVFAAAGAMALGTLTGGWRIMRTLGRRVIQLDAPRGFAAESTVAAVSYATSFIWEVPISNTHMITSAIVGVGATRRLSAVRWGVAGNILAVWLATVPGAAVVSAAAYVLVSTALPT, encoded by the coding sequence GTGCCCCTCGAAACACTGTCACTGAGCGCCGTGCTGGTCGCCGCCCTGGTGTTCGGCTACACCAACGGCTTCCACGACGCCCCCAACTCGCTGGCGACGGCCATCTCCACCCGCGCGCTGGGGCCCCGCGCCGCCGTGATCATGGCGGCGAGTATGAACGTCATCGGCGCCCTCCTCGGCGAGGGCGTCGCCCGCACCATCAGCCGCGACATCATCAACCCGCCGGAGGGCCCCAGCGGGCTGGCCGTGCTGCTGGCGGCGCTGATCGGGGCCATCGCCTGGAACGTCGCCACCTGGTACAAGGGGATGCCCTCGTCCTCCTCCCATGCCCTGGTCGGCGGGATGGTCGGGGCGGCGCTGGCCTCGACCACCACCGTGCAGTGGCGCGGTGTGGCCGTCGACTTCGCGCTGCCGATGCTGGTGTCCCCGCTCATCGGGGGGCTGCTCGGCTTCTTCGCCATGGTGGCCATCCTGTGGCTGTTCCGCAGGACCAACGTGCGCCGGATGACCCGCGGGTTCAAGATCGCGCAGAGCGCCTCCGCGGCCGCCATGGCGCTGGGCCACGGCCTGCAGGACGCGCAGAAGACCATGGGCGTCATCGTGCTCGCGCTGATCGCCTCCGGCTACCAGAGCTCCTACGACGTCCCGATGTGGACCGTGTTCGCCGCGGCCGGCGCCATGGCGCTGGGCACGCTGACCGGCGGCTGGCGCATCATGCGGACCCTGGGCCGGCGGGTGATCCAACTGGACGCGCCGCGCGGATTCGCCGCTGAGAGCACGGTCGCCGCGGTGTCGTACGCGACCTCGTTCATCTGGGAGGTGCCCATCTCCAACACGCACATGATCACCTCGGCGATCGTGGGCGTGGGCGCCACCCGCCGCCTCTCGGCGGTGCGCTGGGGAGTGGCGGGCAACATCCTGGCCGTCTGGCTGGCCACCGTGCCGGGAGCGGCGGTGGTCTCCGCCGCGGCCTACGTGCTGGTCAGCACCGCGCTGCCGACCTGA
- the pstB gene encoding phosphate ABC transporter ATP-binding protein PstB yields the protein MAKRIDVSDLNVFYGDFKAVEDVTMTVEPRSVTAFIGSSGCGKSTFLRTLNRMHEVTPGARVKGKVMLDNLDVYDPSVDPVAVRREIGMVFQRANPFPTMTIYDNVIAGAKLNNQRMNKRRADEIVERSLRDANLWEEVKDRLNKPGASLSGGQQQRLCIARATAVEPAVLLMDEPCSALDPISTLAIEDLIAKLKENYTIVIVTHNMQQAARVSDRTAFFNLAGTGEPGRLIEMGETNKIFTKPDKKETENYITGRFG from the coding sequence GTGGCCAAGCGAATCGACGTCTCCGACCTGAACGTCTTTTACGGCGACTTCAAGGCGGTCGAGGACGTGACAATGACCGTCGAGCCCCGCTCGGTGACCGCCTTCATCGGCTCGTCCGGCTGCGGCAAGTCGACGTTCCTGCGCACCCTCAACCGCATGCACGAGGTCACGCCGGGCGCCCGTGTCAAGGGCAAGGTCATGCTCGACAACCTCGACGTCTACGACCCCTCGGTCGACCCCGTAGCCGTGCGCCGGGAGATCGGCATGGTCTTCCAGCGCGCCAACCCGTTCCCGACGATGACCATCTACGACAACGTCATCGCCGGGGCCAAGCTCAACAACCAGCGGATGAACAAGCGCCGCGCCGACGAGATCGTCGAGCGGTCGCTGCGCGACGCCAACCTCTGGGAAGAGGTCAAGGACCGGCTGAACAAGCCGGGAGCGAGCCTCTCCGGCGGTCAGCAGCAGCGCCTGTGCATCGCCCGCGCCACCGCGGTGGAGCCGGCGGTGCTGCTGATGGACGAGCCCTGCTCGGCGCTGGACCCCATCTCCACGCTGGCGATCGAGGACCTGATCGCCAAGCTCAAGGAGAACTACACCATCGTGATCGTTACGCACAACATGCAGCAGGCGGCGCGCGTCAGCGATCGCACGGCGTTCTTCAACCTCGCGGGCACCGGTGAGCCGGGGCGGCTCATCGAGATGGGTGAGACCAACAAGATCTTCACCAAGCCCGACAAGAAGGAGACGGAGAACTACATCACCGGCCGGTTCGGCTGA
- the pstA gene encoding phosphate ABC transporter permease PstA — protein sequence MTTTTQQTTTGSPGEGPRLKSEGLYTRTLPGYFPPALLAACGIVVSGVFVLFGGFHPVPVVVVSALVFLAAITGISASVENRRRAADRLVTGIVYCCFAVAIIPLISLLTTVVINGMDRLNWYFLTVSMNGVIPSMDAGGVNHAIVGTLVMTGLATAISVPIGLMTAVYVVEYGRGRLKQAITFFVDVMTGIPSIVAGLFVVALWILLFGPGNTNGLAGAIALSVLMIPVVVRSSEEMLRLVPTELREASYALGVPKWLTIVKVVLPTAVAGLTTGIILALARVIGETAPLILTAGMASTRIQGNPLEGDMMSLPVYIYKAVRDMGLSGEAGVYAEERAWAAALTLILLVMLLFLTARLVSRFLSPQARG from the coding sequence ATGACCACCACGACCCAGCAGACCACCACCGGGAGCCCCGGCGAGGGTCCCCGCCTGAAGTCCGAGGGGCTCTACACCCGCACACTGCCGGGGTACTTCCCGCCCGCCCTGCTCGCGGCCTGCGGGATCGTCGTCTCCGGCGTCTTCGTGCTGTTCGGCGGCTTCCACCCGGTGCCGGTCGTGGTGGTCTCCGCCCTGGTGTTCCTGGCCGCGATCACCGGCATCTCCGCGTCCGTGGAGAACCGCCGCCGAGCCGCCGACCGGCTGGTGACCGGCATCGTCTACTGCTGCTTCGCCGTCGCGATCATCCCGCTGATCTCGCTGTTGACGACGGTGGTCATCAACGGGATGGATCGCCTCAACTGGTACTTCCTCACCGTGTCCATGAACGGCGTCATCCCGAGCATGGACGCCGGCGGCGTCAACCACGCCATCGTCGGCACCCTGGTCATGACCGGGCTGGCCACGGCCATCTCGGTGCCGATCGGGCTGATGACCGCCGTCTACGTCGTCGAGTACGGCAGGGGCCGCCTCAAGCAGGCCATCACCTTCTTCGTCGACGTGATGACCGGCATTCCCTCCATCGTGGCCGGCCTGTTCGTGGTCGCCCTGTGGATCCTGCTGTTCGGCCCCGGCAACACCAACGGCCTGGCGGGCGCGATCGCGCTGTCGGTGCTGATGATCCCGGTGGTGGTGCGCTCCAGCGAGGAGATGCTGCGGCTGGTGCCCACCGAGTTGCGCGAGGCGTCCTACGCGCTGGGCGTCCCCAAGTGGCTGACCATCGTGAAGGTGGTGCTGCCCACCGCGGTGGCCGGGCTCACCACGGGAATCATCCTCGCGCTGGCCCGCGTTATCGGTGAGACGGCACCGCTGATCCTCACCGCGGGCATGGCGTCCACACGGATCCAAGGCAACCCGCTGGAAGGCGACATGATGAGCCTGCCGGTCTACATCTACAAGGCGGTCCGCGACATGGGCCTCTCCGGCGAGGCCGGGGTCTACGCCGAGGAGCGCGCGTGGGCCGCTGCGCTGACGCTGATCCTGCTCGTGATGCTGCTGTTCCTCACGGCCCGCCTGGTGTCGCGCTTCCTCTCGCCCCAAGCCCGGGGCTGA
- the pstC gene encoding phosphate ABC transporter permease subunit PstC, whose translation MTTTDSSETAEVPKGRRRLGDVVFANSARGAGLLILAILAGVAIFLIVQSFSSLSANEANFLTTTEWSPEVEPGNGVRFGVLALAFGTVLAAVIALLLATPIAIGIALFIVYYAPRRLAALLGYIVDLLAAIPSVVYGLWGLVYLVDQLQPFYRFLETYLGWIPLFAGPVSPTGRTMLSAGIVLAVMILPIITAMSRDVFAQVPQSHREAALALGATRWEMIRTSVLPFGRPGVIGGAMLGMGRALGETMAVAMILSPSLVIEPFLLQSGNQTIAAHIALQYPEANGEGVSALIAAGLVLFAITLAVNMAARFVVSRRKEFTE comes from the coding sequence ATGACAACCACGGACTCGTCTGAGACGGCCGAAGTCCCCAAGGGCCGGCGTCGCCTGGGCGACGTCGTCTTCGCCAACTCCGCTCGCGGGGCGGGCCTGCTGATCCTGGCGATCCTCGCGGGGGTCGCCATCTTCCTGATCGTGCAGTCCTTCAGCTCGCTCTCGGCCAACGAGGCCAACTTCCTCACCACCACCGAGTGGAGCCCGGAGGTCGAGCCCGGGAACGGGGTGAGATTCGGCGTCCTCGCTCTGGCCTTCGGCACCGTGCTCGCCGCGGTCATCGCGCTGCTGCTGGCAACCCCGATCGCCATCGGGATCGCGCTGTTCATCGTCTACTACGCCCCGCGGCGCCTCGCCGCGCTGCTGGGCTACATCGTCGACCTGCTGGCGGCCATCCCCAGCGTGGTCTACGGCCTGTGGGGCCTTGTCTACCTGGTCGACCAACTGCAGCCCTTCTACCGGTTCCTGGAGACCTACCTGGGCTGGATCCCGCTGTTCGCGGGGCCGGTCTCGCCCACCGGCCGGACGATGCTCAGCGCGGGCATCGTGCTGGCGGTGATGATCCTGCCGATCATCACCGCGATGTCGCGCGACGTGTTCGCCCAGGTGCCCCAGTCGCACCGCGAGGCGGCGCTGGCGCTGGGCGCCACCCGATGGGAGATGATCCGCACCTCGGTGCTGCCCTTCGGCCGTCCCGGCGTGATCGGCGGCGCCATGCTGGGGATGGGCCGGGCGCTGGGCGAGACCATGGCCGTCGCCATGATCCTCTCGCCTTCCCTGGTCATCGAGCCCTTCCTGCTGCAGAGCGGCAACCAGACCATCGCCGCGCACATCGCCCTGCAGTACCCGGAGGCCAACGGCGAAGGCGTGTCCGCGCTGATCGCCGCGGGCCTCGTCCTCTTCGCGATCACCCTGGCCGTGAACATGGCTGCCCGCTTCGTCGTCTCGCGGCGCAAGGAGTTCACCGAATGA
- the pstS gene encoding phosphate ABC transporter substrate-binding protein PstS, with protein MKLSKYSQFAGIALAGALALTACGSDQAVDPENQQAAGDVNCVDGGGTLEGAGASSQENAMMAWKASWEGACQESIVQYDAVGSGAGREQFISGAVTFAGSDAALDEQETADATERCNGSEVTNLPAYIAPIAVAFNLEGIDSLNMTPEVIAQVFNQEITNWSDEAIAELNPDADLPDQDIVPVNRSDESGTTENLSAYLSEAAGDAWPHEISGNWPIEPVEAAQGSSGVVQAVEAGQGTITYVDASHVGELGTVAVGPGEGQFVEYSPEAAASIVDASEPRESNTENDHAVDLNYTTEEEGVYPIVLISYHIACMQYQDQQDADLVKSFLNYVISEEGQQAAADEAGSAPISQATRDKLTGTIEQISAGS; from the coding sequence GTGAAGCTCTCCAAGTACAGCCAGTTCGCGGGGATTGCCCTCGCCGGCGCTCTTGCACTTACCGCCTGCGGCAGCGACCAGGCGGTCGACCCCGAAAACCAGCAGGCGGCGGGCGACGTCAACTGCGTCGACGGCGGCGGCACGCTCGAAGGCGCCGGCGCCAGCTCGCAGGAGAACGCCATGATGGCCTGGAAGGCGTCCTGGGAGGGTGCCTGCCAGGAGTCGATCGTGCAGTACGACGCCGTCGGCTCCGGCGCGGGCCGCGAGCAGTTCATCAGCGGCGCCGTGACCTTCGCCGGTTCCGACGCCGCCCTCGACGAGCAGGAGACCGCCGACGCCACGGAGCGCTGCAACGGCTCCGAGGTGACCAACCTCCCCGCGTACATCGCCCCCATCGCGGTGGCCTTCAACCTGGAGGGCATCGACTCCCTCAACATGACCCCCGAGGTGATCGCCCAGGTCTTCAACCAGGAGATCACCAACTGGAGCGACGAGGCGATCGCCGAACTGAACCCCGACGCCGACCTGCCCGACCAGGACATCGTCCCGGTCAACCGCTCCGACGAGTCGGGCACCACCGAGAACCTCTCCGCCTACCTCTCCGAGGCCGCCGGCGACGCCTGGCCGCACGAGATCAGCGGCAACTGGCCGATCGAGCCGGTCGAGGCCGCCCAGGGCTCCAGCGGCGTCGTCCAGGCCGTCGAGGCCGGCCAGGGCACCATCACCTACGTCGACGCCTCGCACGTCGGCGAACTGGGCACCGTGGCCGTCGGCCCCGGTGAGGGCCAGTTCGTCGAGTACAGCCCGGAGGCCGCCGCGTCCATCGTCGACGCCTCCGAGCCGCGTGAGAGCAACACCGAGAACGACCACGCGGTCGACCTGAACTACACCACCGAAGAAGAGGGCGTCTACCCGATCGTCCTGATCTCCTACCACATCGCCTGCATGCAGTACCAGGACCAGCAGGACGCCGACCTGGTCAAGAGCTTCCTCAACTACGTGATCAGCGAGGAGGGCCAGCAGGCCGCGGCCGACGAGGCCGGCTCCGCGCCGATCAGCCAGGCGACGCGCGACAAGCTCACGGGCACCATCGAGCAGATCTCCGCGGGTTCCTGA
- the mshD gene encoding mycothiol synthase has translation MTHVRTTETLTTDEAAAVVATAEAAGGYDGVAPLSEQTLLRIRHGARPGTARFHLALAPVPSGDPTGVSDGSTTRLVGFAYSARTPGEPDSAELVVAPAWRRRGYGAALLRSLADDAAEEGLRVWAHGRTEGAVALARSAGWTQVRGLLKMRVRLRGGERGGPAEARRPDGGEALPEPVLPEALGERVVIRTFRPGEDEKAWLAANAAAFADHPEQGGLTADDLQEREHESWFDPAGFFVAEDTGDGSIAGFHWTKVHADGAGLADEPVGEVYVVGVSPAWRRTGLGRALTLVGLRHLHERGLPWALLYVDEENRSAVRLYESLGFSVWDADVMYAAH, from the coding sequence ATGACCCATGTGCGCACTACCGAGACCCTGACCACCGACGAGGCCGCAGCGGTGGTCGCGACGGCCGAGGCGGCCGGCGGCTACGACGGCGTCGCACCGCTGTCGGAGCAGACGCTGCTGCGGATCCGCCACGGCGCGCGGCCGGGTACCGCGCGGTTCCACCTCGCCTTGGCGCCGGTGCCGTCGGGAGACCCCACGGGCGTGTCCGACGGCTCCACCACACGGCTGGTCGGCTTCGCCTACTCCGCGCGCACCCCCGGTGAACCCGACTCGGCCGAGCTGGTCGTCGCCCCGGCGTGGCGCCGCCGCGGGTACGGCGCCGCGCTGCTGCGCTCGCTGGCCGACGACGCCGCGGAGGAGGGGCTGCGCGTTTGGGCGCACGGCCGCACGGAGGGTGCGGTGGCACTGGCCCGCTCGGCGGGCTGGACGCAGGTGCGGGGGCTGTTGAAGATGCGCGTGCGGCTGCGCGGGGGCGAACGCGGCGGTCCTGCCGAGGCGCGGCGGCCCGACGGCGGCGAGGCGCTGCCGGAGCCTGTGCTGCCCGAGGCGCTGGGCGAGCGAGTGGTGATCCGCACCTTCCGGCCGGGCGAGGACGAGAAGGCGTGGCTCGCGGCCAACGCCGCCGCTTTCGCCGACCACCCCGAACAGGGCGGGCTGACAGCTGACGATCTGCAGGAGCGCGAGCACGAGTCCTGGTTCGACCCCGCGGGCTTCTTCGTCGCCGAGGACACCGGCGACGGGTCGATCGCGGGTTTCCACTGGACCAAGGTGCACGCCGACGGGGCGGGACTGGCCGACGAGCCGGTCGGCGAGGTCTACGTGGTCGGGGTCTCGCCGGCATGGCGGCGCACCGGCCTGGGGCGCGCGCTGACGCTCGTCGGGTTGCGCCATCTGCACGAGCGCGGCCTCCCGTGGGCACTGCTCTACGTCGACGAGGAGAACCGGTCGGCCGTCCGGCTTTACGAGTCATTGGGGTTCTCGGTGTGGGACGCTGATGTGATGTACGCCGCACACTGA